A portion of the Magnolia sinica isolate HGM2019 chromosome 17, MsV1, whole genome shotgun sequence genome contains these proteins:
- the LOC131231864 gene encoding uncharacterized protein LOC131231864 isoform X1, which yields MEGEQEWEGEESAPTLTLRTRKGKMVNLDAARVEWTAQTDRSVYLDRGEGIWKCRHCTWTYRMGSPGIDHAHNHEESFRGLANAKTLSQQGSCFGSQSQQGTASTDENGGTKFSTVGFSAGEKNQGNGEADLETKINGLSNEDNNGSPVDMRAENQLGFNVRYLETANFTSAIESTDKNVAMKFQTNGMYTREENPETDESDFAKKKFENLDGLPNVGNHKSPMNMKAESQLNSKFIYSKVYGENGTTGFEPFENVIRASSHGRLVHGSKPVVETDVERVLEEQDTHDLYCPNCNSCITKRVILRKRKRRGQDVQFESKREKIEPVLQPDLNASTDTGPDVFRCLACFSFFIPTASGFKLFRIFGRSDEGENLNNPQQIPSKNLNWISSIHEFLKTKKARNEPGSYAVQHVQEDNVQPLGPSKHSNGTLSVQENEILPLIQGGLMPDKSNATIEQSVEGEIRKALGDKDVILALSSQESLPLGETQIGDGVKLDGPIKMNGAALCIDAANSIIQRVEDDHPNLMGPSRHSEESLSHEMNDNDSSIQRAGLAEVISFNKEQVDNPELKPLEDEKSIPVSPKPGALLHGEIESDNEENLKGVPKTNIAGDINMQLVKEDIGQEPVNQPHYLDKITLNNCNTFTSPAPETSMVAKDQNGIGMHRKDELSKPQREGNNAFIPSIPGVSSPKGVQIDISKLEAAAKKTDLGMKWAFLKSVVHDFAIPGTATPAGPLSSQSNQTVPSSAAPGVLQDRETKIEIVQQKFDGARTHEWDILKSIVYGGLIESITSLGVVSSAAGSEAATLNIVALGLANLIGGLFVISHNLKELRNEQRSANDQNEQNLDQYQEILGRRENFWRHVVVAVFSYIIFGLIPPVIYGFSFRKTDNKEYKLIAVAAASLLCIALLAIGKAHVRKAPKTYIKTLLYYVGTGMLASGLSYVAGQLIKKLLEKLGWFDSGAANPMSVFVETRSMRSGWASY from the exons GAATATGGAAGTGTCGCCACTGCACATGGACCTACCGAATGGGAAGTCCTGGCATAGATCATGCTCACAATCATGAAGAGTCTTTCAGAGGGTTGGCGAATGCCAAAACATTATCTCAGCAGGGATCATGTTTTGGTTCACAAAGTCAACAAG GTACTGCATCTACTGATGAAAATGGGGGGACAAAATTCAGCACTGTTGGCTTTTCTGCTGGTGAGAAAAACCAAGGGAATGGTGAAGCAGATCTTGAAACAAAGATAAATGGTCTTTCCAATGAAGACAACAATGGAAGTCCAGTGGATATGAGGGCTGAAAACCAGTTAGGTTTTAATGTTAGATACTTGGAAACGGCAAATTTCACTAGCGCCATTGAATCCACTGATAAGAATGTGGCAATGAAATTCCAGACCAACGGCATGTACACTCGTGAGGAAAACCCAGAAACTGATGAATCTGATTTTGCaaaaaagaaatttgaaaatcTAGATGGTCTTCCAAATGTAGGCAACCACAAAAGTCCAATGAATATGAAGGCTGAAAGCCAGCTGAATTCAAAATTTATATACTCTAAAGTGTATGGTGAAAATGGAACCACCGGATTTGAGCCTTTTGAGAATGTAATAAGAGCAAGTTCACATGGTAGGCTAGTGCATGGTAGTAAACCAGTAGTAGAAACGGATGTTGAGAGGGTGTTAGAAGAGCAGGATACACACGATTTATACTGTCCTAATTGTAACTCATGTATTACTAAGAGGGTTATTTTACGTAAAAGAAAACGGAGGGGTCAAGATGTCCAGTTTGAGTCAAAGCGTGAAAAAATTGAACCAGTACTTCAACCTGATCTGAATGCTAGTACTGACACAGGGCCTGACGTCTTCAGATGTTTAGCGTGTTTCAGCTTTTTCATTCCAACAG CTAGTGGTTTTAAGTTATTCAGGATTTTTGGAAGAAGTGACGAGGGTGAAAACTTGAACAATCCTCAGCAAATACCTTCTAAGAACTTGAATTGGATCTCCTCTATTCATGAATTTCTTAAGACCAAAAAGGCGAGAAACGAGCCAG GGAGTTATGCAGTGCAACATGTTCAAGAAGACAATGTTCAACCATTGGGCCCATCAAAACATTCAAATGGAACTCTATCTGTTCAGGAAAATGAGATTCTTCCATTAATACAGGGAGGTCTGATGCCTGATAAATCTAATGCTACTATTGAACAAAGTGTGGAAGGTGAAATCAGAAAAGCCTTGGGAGATAAAGATGTTATTCTTGCCCTGTCAAGTCAGGAATCTTTGCCACTTGGAGAAACCCAAATTGGTGATGGAGTGAAACTGGATGGTCCAATTAAAATGAATGGTGCAG CTTTATGCATTGATGCAGCGAATAGTATAATACAACGTGTTGAAGATGATCATCCTAACTTGATGGGGCCATCACGACATTCAGAGGAATCATTATCACATGAGATGAATGATAACGATTCATCAATTCAAAGGGCAGGGCTAGCTGAAGTTATTAGTTTCAACAAGGAACAAGTGGACAATCCAGAACTGAAACCTTTGGAAGATGAGAAAAGCATTCCAGTTTCGCCAAAGCCCGGTGCTTTGTTGCATGGAGAAATTGAATCCGACAATGAAGAAAACTTGAAGGGTGTGCCTAAAACAAACATTGCAG GAGACATTAATATGCAGCTTGTTAAAGAAGATATAGGTCAAGAACCCGTGAACCAACCTCATTACTTAGACAAAATTACGCTAAACAATTGCAACACATTTACTTCGCCAGCACCAGAAACTTCCATGGTAGCAAAAGATCAAAATGGCATTGGAATGCATCGAAAGGATGAATTGTCAAAACCTCAACGAGAGGGGAATAATGCTTTCATTCCATCAATTCCAGGAGTTTCATCGCCTAAAGGAGTTCAGATCGACATTTCAAAACTGGAGGCTGCAGCTAAAAAGACTGATCTTGGTATGAAATGGGCTTTTCTGAAGTCCGTTGTTCACGATTTTGCTATTC CAGGCACCGCTACACCAGCGGGACCGTTGTCATCTCAGAGCAATCAAACTGTTCCTTCTTCAGCAGCACCAGGAGTCTTGCAAGATAGGGAGACCAAAATAGAAATTGTTCAACAGAAGTTTGATGGAGCTAGAACTCATgaatgggatatcctaaaaagcATTGTGTATGGTGGTTTAATCGAGTCAATCACAAGCCTTGGTGTGGTTTCATCTGCAGCTGGCTCTGAGGCTGCCACAT TGAATATTGTTGCTTTGGGATTGGCAAATCTGATCGGTGGACTATTCGTGATTTCTCATAAT CTTAAGGAGCTGAGAAATGAACAACGTAGTGCCAATgatcaaaatgaacaaaatctCGATCAGTACCAAGAAATACTTGGGCGGAGAGAAAATTTCTGGCGGCATGTGGTTGTTGCAGTCTTTTCATACATCATATTTGGGCTAATTCCACCTGTGATTTATGGCTTCTCATTCCGAAAGACTGATAACAAGGAGTACAAGCTCATAGCGGTTGCTGCAGCTTCTCTTCTATGCATCGCTTTGCTTGCAATCGGGAAGGCCCATGTCCGAAAGGCGCCAAAGACCTACATCAAAACCTTGTTGTACTATGTTGGCACTGGGATGCTGGCGTCAGGCCTCTCATATGTAGCGGGCCAGCTGATCAAGAAGCTTTTGGAGAAGCTTGGGTGGTTCGACTCCGGTGCAGCTAACCCCATGTCTGTATTTGTGGAAACAAGGTCAATGAGGTCGGGATGGGCATCTTATTGA
- the LOC131231864 gene encoding membrane protein of ER body-like protein isoform X10 — MEGEQEWEGEESAPTLTLRTRKGKMVNLDAARVEWTAQTDRSVYLDRGEGIWKCRHCTWTYRMGSPGIDHAHNHEESFRGLANAKTLSQQGSCFGSQSQQGTASTDENGGTKFSTVGFSAGEKNQGNGEADLETKINGLSNEDNNGSPVDMRAENQLGFNVRYLETANFTSAIESTDKNVAMKFQTNGMYTREENPETDESDFAKKKFENLDGLPNVGNHKSPMNMKAESQLNSKFIYSKVYGENGTTGFEPFENVIRASSHGRLVHGSKPVVETDVERVLEEQDTHDLYCPNCNSCITKRVILRKRKRRGQDVQFESKREKIEPVLQPDLNASTDTGPDVFRCLACFSFFIPTASGFKLFRIFGRSDEGENLNNPQQIPSKNLNWISSIHEFLKTKKARNEPGSYAVQHVQEDNVQPLGPSKHSNGTLSVQENEILPLIQGGLMPDKSNATIEQSVEGEIRKALGDKDVILALSSQESLPLGETQIGDGVKLDGPIKMNGAGDINMQLVKEDIGQEPVNQPHYLDKITLNNCNTFTSPAPETSMVAKDQNGIGMHRKDELSKPQREGNNAFIPSIPGVSSPKGVQIDISKLEAAAKKTDLGMKWAFLKSVVHDFAIPGTATPAGPLSSQSNQTVPSSAAPGVLQDRETKIEIVQQKFDGARTHEWDILKSIVYGGLIESITSLGVVSSAAGSEAATLNIVALGLANLIGGLFVISHNLKELRNEQRSANDQNEQNLDQYQEILGRRENFWRHVVVAVFSYIIFGLIPPVIYGFSFRKTDNKEYKLIAVAAASLLCIALLAIGKAHVRKAPKTYIKTLLYYVGTGMLASGLSYVAGQLIKKLLEKLGWFDSGAANPMSVFVETRSMRSGWASY; from the exons GAATATGGAAGTGTCGCCACTGCACATGGACCTACCGAATGGGAAGTCCTGGCATAGATCATGCTCACAATCATGAAGAGTCTTTCAGAGGGTTGGCGAATGCCAAAACATTATCTCAGCAGGGATCATGTTTTGGTTCACAAAGTCAACAAG GTACTGCATCTACTGATGAAAATGGGGGGACAAAATTCAGCACTGTTGGCTTTTCTGCTGGTGAGAAAAACCAAGGGAATGGTGAAGCAGATCTTGAAACAAAGATAAATGGTCTTTCCAATGAAGACAACAATGGAAGTCCAGTGGATATGAGGGCTGAAAACCAGTTAGGTTTTAATGTTAGATACTTGGAAACGGCAAATTTCACTAGCGCCATTGAATCCACTGATAAGAATGTGGCAATGAAATTCCAGACCAACGGCATGTACACTCGTGAGGAAAACCCAGAAACTGATGAATCTGATTTTGCaaaaaagaaatttgaaaatcTAGATGGTCTTCCAAATGTAGGCAACCACAAAAGTCCAATGAATATGAAGGCTGAAAGCCAGCTGAATTCAAAATTTATATACTCTAAAGTGTATGGTGAAAATGGAACCACCGGATTTGAGCCTTTTGAGAATGTAATAAGAGCAAGTTCACATGGTAGGCTAGTGCATGGTAGTAAACCAGTAGTAGAAACGGATGTTGAGAGGGTGTTAGAAGAGCAGGATACACACGATTTATACTGTCCTAATTGTAACTCATGTATTACTAAGAGGGTTATTTTACGTAAAAGAAAACGGAGGGGTCAAGATGTCCAGTTTGAGTCAAAGCGTGAAAAAATTGAACCAGTACTTCAACCTGATCTGAATGCTAGTACTGACACAGGGCCTGACGTCTTCAGATGTTTAGCGTGTTTCAGCTTTTTCATTCCAACAG CTAGTGGTTTTAAGTTATTCAGGATTTTTGGAAGAAGTGACGAGGGTGAAAACTTGAACAATCCTCAGCAAATACCTTCTAAGAACTTGAATTGGATCTCCTCTATTCATGAATTTCTTAAGACCAAAAAGGCGAGAAACGAGCCAG GGAGTTATGCAGTGCAACATGTTCAAGAAGACAATGTTCAACCATTGGGCCCATCAAAACATTCAAATGGAACTCTATCTGTTCAGGAAAATGAGATTCTTCCATTAATACAGGGAGGTCTGATGCCTGATAAATCTAATGCTACTATTGAACAAAGTGTGGAAGGTGAAATCAGAAAAGCCTTGGGAGATAAAGATGTTATTCTTGCCCTGTCAAGTCAGGAATCTTTGCCACTTGGAGAAACCCAAATTGGTGATGGAGTGAAACTGGATGGTCCAATTAAAATGAATGGTGCAG GAGACATTAATATGCAGCTTGTTAAAGAAGATATAGGTCAAGAACCCGTGAACCAACCTCATTACTTAGACAAAATTACGCTAAACAATTGCAACACATTTACTTCGCCAGCACCAGAAACTTCCATGGTAGCAAAAGATCAAAATGGCATTGGAATGCATCGAAAGGATGAATTGTCAAAACCTCAACGAGAGGGGAATAATGCTTTCATTCCATCAATTCCAGGAGTTTCATCGCCTAAAGGAGTTCAGATCGACATTTCAAAACTGGAGGCTGCAGCTAAAAAGACTGATCTTGGTATGAAATGGGCTTTTCTGAAGTCCGTTGTTCACGATTTTGCTATTC CAGGCACCGCTACACCAGCGGGACCGTTGTCATCTCAGAGCAATCAAACTGTTCCTTCTTCAGCAGCACCAGGAGTCTTGCAAGATAGGGAGACCAAAATAGAAATTGTTCAACAGAAGTTTGATGGAGCTAGAACTCATgaatgggatatcctaaaaagcATTGTGTATGGTGGTTTAATCGAGTCAATCACAAGCCTTGGTGTGGTTTCATCTGCAGCTGGCTCTGAGGCTGCCACAT TGAATATTGTTGCTTTGGGATTGGCAAATCTGATCGGTGGACTATTCGTGATTTCTCATAAT CTTAAGGAGCTGAGAAATGAACAACGTAGTGCCAATgatcaaaatgaacaaaatctCGATCAGTACCAAGAAATACTTGGGCGGAGAGAAAATTTCTGGCGGCATGTGGTTGTTGCAGTCTTTTCATACATCATATTTGGGCTAATTCCACCTGTGATTTATGGCTTCTCATTCCGAAAGACTGATAACAAGGAGTACAAGCTCATAGCGGTTGCTGCAGCTTCTCTTCTATGCATCGCTTTGCTTGCAATCGGGAAGGCCCATGTCCGAAAGGCGCCAAAGACCTACATCAAAACCTTGTTGTACTATGTTGGCACTGGGATGCTGGCGTCAGGCCTCTCATATGTAGCGGGCCAGCTGATCAAGAAGCTTTTGGAGAAGCTTGGGTGGTTCGACTCCGGTGCAGCTAACCCCATGTCTGTATTTGTGGAAACAAGGTCAATGAGGTCGGGATGGGCATCTTATTGA
- the LOC131231864 gene encoding uncharacterized protein LOC131231864 isoform X8 encodes MEGEQEWEGEESAPTLTLRTRKGKMVNLDAARVEWTAQTDRSVYLDRGEGTASTDENGGTKFSTVGFSAGEKNQGNGEADLETKINGLSNEDNNGSPVDMRAENQLGFNVRYLETANFTSAIESTDKNVAMKFQTNGMYTREENPETDESDFAKKKFENLDGLPNVGNHKSPMNMKAESQLNSKFIYSKVYGENGTTGFEPFENVIRASSHGRLVHGSKPVVETDVERVLEEQDTHDLYCPNCNSCITKRVILRKRKRRGQDVQFESKREKIEPVLQPDLNASTDTGPDVFRCLACFSFFIPTASGFKLFRIFGRSDEGENLNNPQQIPSKNLNWISSIHEFLKTKKARNEPGSYAVQHVQEDNVQPLGPSKHSNGTLSVQENEILPLIQGGLMPDKSNATIEQSVEGEIRKALGDKDVILALSSQESLPLGETQIGDGVKLDGPIKMNGAALCIDAANSIIQRVEDDHPNLMGPSRHSEESLSHEMNDNDSSIQRAGLAEVISFNKEQVDNPELKPLEDEKSIPVSPKPGALLHGEIESDNEENLKGVPKTNIAGDINMQLVKEDIGQEPVNQPHYLDKITLNNCNTFTSPAPETSMVAKDQNGIGMHRKDELSKPQREGNNAFIPSIPGVSSPKGVQIDISKLEAAAKKTDLGMKWAFLKSVVHDFAIPGTATPAGPLSSQSNQTVPSSAAPGVLQDRETKIEIVQQKFDGARTHEWDILKSIVYGGLIESITSLGVVSSAAGSEAATLNIVALGLANLIGGLFVISHNLKELRNEQRSANDQNEQNLDQYQEILGRRENFWRHVVVAVFSYIIFGLIPPVIYGFSFRKTDNKEYKLIAVAAASLLCIALLAIGKAHVRKAPKTYIKTLLYYVGTGMLASGLSYVAGQLIKKLLEKLGWFDSGAANPMSVFVETRSMRSGWASY; translated from the exons GTACTGCATCTACTGATGAAAATGGGGGGACAAAATTCAGCACTGTTGGCTTTTCTGCTGGTGAGAAAAACCAAGGGAATGGTGAAGCAGATCTTGAAACAAAGATAAATGGTCTTTCCAATGAAGACAACAATGGAAGTCCAGTGGATATGAGGGCTGAAAACCAGTTAGGTTTTAATGTTAGATACTTGGAAACGGCAAATTTCACTAGCGCCATTGAATCCACTGATAAGAATGTGGCAATGAAATTCCAGACCAACGGCATGTACACTCGTGAGGAAAACCCAGAAACTGATGAATCTGATTTTGCaaaaaagaaatttgaaaatcTAGATGGTCTTCCAAATGTAGGCAACCACAAAAGTCCAATGAATATGAAGGCTGAAAGCCAGCTGAATTCAAAATTTATATACTCTAAAGTGTATGGTGAAAATGGAACCACCGGATTTGAGCCTTTTGAGAATGTAATAAGAGCAAGTTCACATGGTAGGCTAGTGCATGGTAGTAAACCAGTAGTAGAAACGGATGTTGAGAGGGTGTTAGAAGAGCAGGATACACACGATTTATACTGTCCTAATTGTAACTCATGTATTACTAAGAGGGTTATTTTACGTAAAAGAAAACGGAGGGGTCAAGATGTCCAGTTTGAGTCAAAGCGTGAAAAAATTGAACCAGTACTTCAACCTGATCTGAATGCTAGTACTGACACAGGGCCTGACGTCTTCAGATGTTTAGCGTGTTTCAGCTTTTTCATTCCAACAG CTAGTGGTTTTAAGTTATTCAGGATTTTTGGAAGAAGTGACGAGGGTGAAAACTTGAACAATCCTCAGCAAATACCTTCTAAGAACTTGAATTGGATCTCCTCTATTCATGAATTTCTTAAGACCAAAAAGGCGAGAAACGAGCCAG GGAGTTATGCAGTGCAACATGTTCAAGAAGACAATGTTCAACCATTGGGCCCATCAAAACATTCAAATGGAACTCTATCTGTTCAGGAAAATGAGATTCTTCCATTAATACAGGGAGGTCTGATGCCTGATAAATCTAATGCTACTATTGAACAAAGTGTGGAAGGTGAAATCAGAAAAGCCTTGGGAGATAAAGATGTTATTCTTGCCCTGTCAAGTCAGGAATCTTTGCCACTTGGAGAAACCCAAATTGGTGATGGAGTGAAACTGGATGGTCCAATTAAAATGAATGGTGCAG CTTTATGCATTGATGCAGCGAATAGTATAATACAACGTGTTGAAGATGATCATCCTAACTTGATGGGGCCATCACGACATTCAGAGGAATCATTATCACATGAGATGAATGATAACGATTCATCAATTCAAAGGGCAGGGCTAGCTGAAGTTATTAGTTTCAACAAGGAACAAGTGGACAATCCAGAACTGAAACCTTTGGAAGATGAGAAAAGCATTCCAGTTTCGCCAAAGCCCGGTGCTTTGTTGCATGGAGAAATTGAATCCGACAATGAAGAAAACTTGAAGGGTGTGCCTAAAACAAACATTGCAG GAGACATTAATATGCAGCTTGTTAAAGAAGATATAGGTCAAGAACCCGTGAACCAACCTCATTACTTAGACAAAATTACGCTAAACAATTGCAACACATTTACTTCGCCAGCACCAGAAACTTCCATGGTAGCAAAAGATCAAAATGGCATTGGAATGCATCGAAAGGATGAATTGTCAAAACCTCAACGAGAGGGGAATAATGCTTTCATTCCATCAATTCCAGGAGTTTCATCGCCTAAAGGAGTTCAGATCGACATTTCAAAACTGGAGGCTGCAGCTAAAAAGACTGATCTTGGTATGAAATGGGCTTTTCTGAAGTCCGTTGTTCACGATTTTGCTATTC CAGGCACCGCTACACCAGCGGGACCGTTGTCATCTCAGAGCAATCAAACTGTTCCTTCTTCAGCAGCACCAGGAGTCTTGCAAGATAGGGAGACCAAAATAGAAATTGTTCAACAGAAGTTTGATGGAGCTAGAACTCATgaatgggatatcctaaaaagcATTGTGTATGGTGGTTTAATCGAGTCAATCACAAGCCTTGGTGTGGTTTCATCTGCAGCTGGCTCTGAGGCTGCCACAT TGAATATTGTTGCTTTGGGATTGGCAAATCTGATCGGTGGACTATTCGTGATTTCTCATAAT CTTAAGGAGCTGAGAAATGAACAACGTAGTGCCAATgatcaaaatgaacaaaatctCGATCAGTACCAAGAAATACTTGGGCGGAGAGAAAATTTCTGGCGGCATGTGGTTGTTGCAGTCTTTTCATACATCATATTTGGGCTAATTCCACCTGTGATTTATGGCTTCTCATTCCGAAAGACTGATAACAAGGAGTACAAGCTCATAGCGGTTGCTGCAGCTTCTCTTCTATGCATCGCTTTGCTTGCAATCGGGAAGGCCCATGTCCGAAAGGCGCCAAAGACCTACATCAAAACCTTGTTGTACTATGTTGGCACTGGGATGCTGGCGTCAGGCCTCTCATATGTAGCGGGCCAGCTGATCAAGAAGCTTTTGGAGAAGCTTGGGTGGTTCGACTCCGGTGCAGCTAACCCCATGTCTGTATTTGTGGAAACAAGGTCAATGAGGTCGGGATGGGCATCTTATTGA
- the LOC131231864 gene encoding membrane protein of ER body-like protein isoform X4, which translates to MEGEQEWEGEESAPTLTLRTRKGKMVNLDAARVEWTAQTDRSVYLDRGEGIWKCRHCTWTYRMGSPGIDHAHNHEESFRGLANAKTLSQQGSCFGSQSQQGTASTDENGGTKFSTVGFSAGEKNQGNGEADLETKINGLSNEDNNGSPVDMRAENQLGFNVRYLETANFTSAIESTDKNVAMKFQTNGMYTREENPETDESDFAKKKFENLDGLPNVGNHKSPMNMKAESQLNSKFIYSKVYGENGTTGFEPFENVIRASSHGRLVHGSKPVVETDVERVLEEQDTHDLYCPNCNSCITKRVILRKRKRRGQDVQFESKREKIEPVLQPDLNASTDTGPDVFRCLACFSFFIPTASGFKLFRIFGRSDEGENLNNPQQIPSKNLNWISSIHEFLKTKKARNEPGSYAVQHVQEDNVQPLGPSKHSNGTLSVQENEILPLIQGGLMPDKSNATIEQSVEGEIRKALGDKDVILALSSQESLPLGETQIGDGVKLDGPIKMNGAALCIDAANSIIQRVEDDHPNLMGPSRHSEESLSHEMNDNDSSIQRAGLAEVISFNKEQVDNPELKPLEDEKSIPVSPKPGALLHGEIESDNEENLKGVPKTNIAGDINMQLVKEDIGQEPVNQPHYLDKITLNNCNTFTSPAPETSMVAKDQNGIGMHRKDELSKPQREGNNAFIPSIPGVSSPKGVQIDISKLEAAAKKTDLEDDTILPFVAGTATPAGPLSSQSNQTVPSSAAPGVLQDRETKIEIVQQKFDGARTHEWDILKSIVYGGLIESITSLGVVSSAAGSEAATLNIVALGLANLIGGLFVISHNLKELRNEQRSANDQNEQNLDQYQEILGRRENFWRHVVVAVFSYIIFGLIPPVIYGFSFRKTDNKEYKLIAVAAASLLCIALLAIGKAHVRKAPKTYIKTLLYYVGTGMLASGLSYVAGQLIKKLLEKLGWFDSGAANPMSVFVETRSMRSGWASY; encoded by the exons GAATATGGAAGTGTCGCCACTGCACATGGACCTACCGAATGGGAAGTCCTGGCATAGATCATGCTCACAATCATGAAGAGTCTTTCAGAGGGTTGGCGAATGCCAAAACATTATCTCAGCAGGGATCATGTTTTGGTTCACAAAGTCAACAAG GTACTGCATCTACTGATGAAAATGGGGGGACAAAATTCAGCACTGTTGGCTTTTCTGCTGGTGAGAAAAACCAAGGGAATGGTGAAGCAGATCTTGAAACAAAGATAAATGGTCTTTCCAATGAAGACAACAATGGAAGTCCAGTGGATATGAGGGCTGAAAACCAGTTAGGTTTTAATGTTAGATACTTGGAAACGGCAAATTTCACTAGCGCCATTGAATCCACTGATAAGAATGTGGCAATGAAATTCCAGACCAACGGCATGTACACTCGTGAGGAAAACCCAGAAACTGATGAATCTGATTTTGCaaaaaagaaatttgaaaatcTAGATGGTCTTCCAAATGTAGGCAACCACAAAAGTCCAATGAATATGAAGGCTGAAAGCCAGCTGAATTCAAAATTTATATACTCTAAAGTGTATGGTGAAAATGGAACCACCGGATTTGAGCCTTTTGAGAATGTAATAAGAGCAAGTTCACATGGTAGGCTAGTGCATGGTAGTAAACCAGTAGTAGAAACGGATGTTGAGAGGGTGTTAGAAGAGCAGGATACACACGATTTATACTGTCCTAATTGTAACTCATGTATTACTAAGAGGGTTATTTTACGTAAAAGAAAACGGAGGGGTCAAGATGTCCAGTTTGAGTCAAAGCGTGAAAAAATTGAACCAGTACTTCAACCTGATCTGAATGCTAGTACTGACACAGGGCCTGACGTCTTCAGATGTTTAGCGTGTTTCAGCTTTTTCATTCCAACAG CTAGTGGTTTTAAGTTATTCAGGATTTTTGGAAGAAGTGACGAGGGTGAAAACTTGAACAATCCTCAGCAAATACCTTCTAAGAACTTGAATTGGATCTCCTCTATTCATGAATTTCTTAAGACCAAAAAGGCGAGAAACGAGCCAG GGAGTTATGCAGTGCAACATGTTCAAGAAGACAATGTTCAACCATTGGGCCCATCAAAACATTCAAATGGAACTCTATCTGTTCAGGAAAATGAGATTCTTCCATTAATACAGGGAGGTCTGATGCCTGATAAATCTAATGCTACTATTGAACAAAGTGTGGAAGGTGAAATCAGAAAAGCCTTGGGAGATAAAGATGTTATTCTTGCCCTGTCAAGTCAGGAATCTTTGCCACTTGGAGAAACCCAAATTGGTGATGGAGTGAAACTGGATGGTCCAATTAAAATGAATGGTGCAG CTTTATGCATTGATGCAGCGAATAGTATAATACAACGTGTTGAAGATGATCATCCTAACTTGATGGGGCCATCACGACATTCAGAGGAATCATTATCACATGAGATGAATGATAACGATTCATCAATTCAAAGGGCAGGGCTAGCTGAAGTTATTAGTTTCAACAAGGAACAAGTGGACAATCCAGAACTGAAACCTTTGGAAGATGAGAAAAGCATTCCAGTTTCGCCAAAGCCCGGTGCTTTGTTGCATGGAGAAATTGAATCCGACAATGAAGAAAACTTGAAGGGTGTGCCTAAAACAAACATTGCAG GAGACATTAATATGCAGCTTGTTAAAGAAGATATAGGTCAAGAACCCGTGAACCAACCTCATTACTTAGACAAAATTACGCTAAACAATTGCAACACATTTACTTCGCCAGCACCAGAAACTTCCATGGTAGCAAAAGATCAAAATGGCATTGGAATGCATCGAAAGGATGAATTGTCAAAACCTCAACGAGAGGGGAATAATGCTTTCATTCCATCAATTCCAGGAGTTTCATCGCCTAAAGGAGTTCAGATCGACATTTCAAAACTGGAGGCTGCAGCTAAAAAGACTGATCTTG AGGATGATACAATACTACCTTTTGTAGCAGGCACCGCTACACCAGCGGGACCGTTGTCATCTCAGAGCAATCAAACTGTTCCTTCTTCAGCAGCACCAGGAGTCTTGCAAGATAGGGAGACCAAAATAGAAATTGTTCAACAGAAGTTTGATGGAGCTAGAACTCATgaatgggatatcctaaaaagcATTGTGTATGGTGGTTTAATCGAGTCAATCACAAGCCTTGGTGTGGTTTCATCTGCAGCTGGCTCTGAGGCTGCCACAT TGAATATTGTTGCTTTGGGATTGGCAAATCTGATCGGTGGACTATTCGTGATTTCTCATAAT CTTAAGGAGCTGAGAAATGAACAACGTAGTGCCAATgatcaaaatgaacaaaatctCGATCAGTACCAAGAAATACTTGGGCGGAGAGAAAATTTCTGGCGGCATGTGGTTGTTGCAGTCTTTTCATACATCATATTTGGGCTAATTCCACCTGTGATTTATGGCTTCTCATTCCGAAAGACTGATAACAAGGAGTACAAGCTCATAGCGGTTGCTGCAGCTTCTCTTCTATGCATCGCTTTGCTTGCAATCGGGAAGGCCCATGTCCGAAAGGCGCCAAAGACCTACATCAAAACCTTGTTGTACTATGTTGGCACTGGGATGCTGGCGTCAGGCCTCTCATATGTAGCGGGCCAGCTGATCAAGAAGCTTTTGGAGAAGCTTGGGTGGTTCGACTCCGGTGCAGCTAACCCCATGTCTGTATTTGTGGAAACAAGGTCAATGAGGTCGGGATGGGCATCTTATTGA